A segment of the Anopheles cruzii chromosome 2, idAnoCruzAS_RS32_06, whole genome shotgun sequence genome:
GCTTCGATGGGACGGAAGTACTtaaaaacatggaaaacatGGTGCTTCATCCTCGGGCGGTCCTTGGGCCATGGTGGGTCGCGGCGGGTTGTTAACATTGGCACTTCTTGGTTTGGAGtgttgcgaaaaaaaacgaagcaatttGCGCAGAACGTGAGCAGTGAAAGATGAGTGAATGATGGCGCACAAAAATGCGGCGGTCGGGTGTCGTAAAATGTTTTGCCACCGCCATACGAATGGGTTTGATGACCTCATCTCAGCACCCAGGAGAGGAGCACCGTTTGCGATCCTTTCCTGCTGTGAggagcggccgcggccactgCAGTGGAAGGAACTTTATGCAAAGTGCATTCCAGCAGACCCATTCGTCCGGCTGTGTGACATCAGCGGGTGTGCTGGAGCGGGTTTTTTCTGGTCTGAACCGCGACTCAACGGTGACTCAAACGTTTTATGCTCATCCGCTGTCCGTTTCTGATGaccggtttttattttaaaaactgTTGCTTAtctaatttattgcacttttaTCTTCATTTTTTATGCATTGCCCGATGAACCTTTTTTCATCGTGTGAAGTATTCTCTTTTACTACTTTAAGGGAAGCGATTGGATTGATTAATATCAGGTTGAGgaaaaagtcatggacgtttttCATGATAGATccctttagtgatcgatatctcgtgaagtatcgatcgtagagcttcaagtttatgctcgttttaaagATGAcactttcattgttttttgtttgttctattcgtttgtgagttacagggtgttaacaatggaggtcaacgcggagAGAATtgggtacattttacagtttttatttgaaaacggcgaaaattcaagctagaccgctgaaatgttgcatggtgttcatggtgccgatgctctaacagctagctacgttaaatttttttcttcagtgaccctattcagttatttttgcaattttcgcCTTTCTCTTGCGGTTATTGTTGGTGGCCACATTGAGTGTGGAGGAAGCCTTTGCTTCCTTGGCCCCGTACCCCATGGGcattttgtttgatgtttgaatgCCATAACggtttttttacaataaaacaGAACGGAGCTTCTTATGCCCTGGGCATTGATTAGTGTTCCTGGGGTTGTTTCTTACCgcgttttgttgttcgtttgtAAACATGGATGTTTTATGATCGTTTTCCTAACTCTGCTCCGTGCTTATGCTCCGTGGGAAGCTTTTGGCACGTCATTTAAGTTGTTTTAATGACTGCTATTATAAAACAGTAGAATGTGACGGTGTTATTTGAAActgatcgatcggttttgcAGCGTATTGTGCGCTTCTCACTTTCcctttgccattttcttcaagTTAACCCGGCCCCAAATATGTTTTCGCGTAACATGAAAGTGAAATCGTCCCGATAGGCAACGTCGCAGATTTTTTGCTatacgacggacggacgggcggtgAGGGAACATCATGACGCCAAAGCGTGACTTTTCGATTCAATGATATTTTTAAACTTGGCTGCCCTCGTGCCAACATTCTCGCGTTTTCCCAACTGTGCACCGTTCGCGTGCTTTGCAAATGCCTCTTTACCACGTGGCCGGCCGACAAGGCtgtgctcacacacacacacacatttacgAAGAGTTTGCACGCCGGTCTGTAGGAACTGCAAGTGGCTCTCTTTTGAAGCAACATATAATATTTATAGAAAGTGATACTATCCTAATTCCGCAATGGCTCTTTTCGTTTGCCAAAAGCTAGCGATCTCTGCTCGAACCGGCGCAAACCGGCGTGGTCTGTGCGTGAAGTGGACGAACTGCCCACGGTTTCGGTCATCGGATCGTGTGTGCGCGAGGCTAATTGGTTCTATCAAGTTCCGATCCCTCCGATGATCGGAAGTAGGAAATGAGCGAGGCAGTTGTGGCATTGAAGCTTTGACGAATCCGCGATCCGAGAGTAAACATTacgtgttttattgttttcttccacCTTCTCTGCCACCACAGGTCGGGGATGCTACGGACACACTACCGGTAACGCCGAAAGCACAGCACTGTGGCGCTCACCATGGCAAAAAGTCAAACCGTGCCTCGATCCGGGAAGTGCTCAACACGTCCGATCTCTTCCAGCTGTACAACACGCTGAAGCTGGTAAAGGTGGATCTGCTGTGGGGCCGCCAAGACGCGGAAGACAGCGTCGACGAGTCGGCCGTCATGGGCTGCAGCACGACCGCATCGTCGAAAGTGCACGACAAAGGTACCACGAACGCCAGCAATGCGAGCCTGCTTGCCAGGGAAGGGTCACCGGTGGGAAACGAAAAGACGGTCGACAGTAGCATCACCGGAACACAggcaccggccggtggtggtacgCCAAAGGGACATGCTCGCCGACCGAGCACCGTCTCGGTGGCGTCGTCCAACTCGGCGAGCACACTGAGCGATTCCGACAGCGAAGCATCGGCCGAGAACGATTCCGGCATCGAATCGGAGGGTAATCAGGAGCAGGACCGGAGTACCGAGTTGGCCAAGCAGTTTCGCACCCATCTGCTCGGTCTGTACCGGTCGCTCGAACAGATGAGTGAAGCGGCCAACTATTTGACCACTCGGTACCAGAGTGACGTCGGCCCGGTCTAGGGTTTCTCGCGACTGTGCAGACGCAGAAACCCAGCAGCGTGTCGCGGCAGCGGTACGTACGTCCGAGAACAACGATCCGAGGGTCGCAGTGGGAAGACGAACTGCAGCTGTCGCCGTGTTGCTTCCTTTCGTGCACTGTGATATCGTCCTCGCTGGTTACTCCCAGACCTCCATCAACTCCTCCAACACCAGCGTGTGATTGTTTTGCGACGATTGTCCCTCTCAAGGAGGTCGGCAGTGAGATTGTATCTGCAGCTTTTCAGCACTCTAGCGATTTATGTATGTAGCGATTAGCCAGTGGTGCAGAATGAGAGAATGCTAGTTAAGTTGCCGCAAGTAGAGCGGGTTACGGCAATTTGAAAAAGGCGTAGCATAGAGTGATGAGATGCATATTCCTTGCGCTTTCTTCCACTCCTGGAACCGTGTTGTTACTAGCcttatgatgatgatttccAGCAGCGAGAGAAAGTTACGAGAAattgctttccgtttccgatccTGTGGTGATAGAATTGGTCCCCTAAAAACtttgcttttcgttcgttAAATTCCTATCACTATCAATGTGTGTTTGCATGTGAGATGAGTGAGTGTGCATGAGAGATAAAGACGTGTTTGTGATTGCTTGAGTGTGATAAACGAAAGAAGGAGGGACGTGACGCGTCGCATTATTGCTACCGATTCGAAGAGCCATTTCTCACAAGACAAGCAGAcataattaatgttttttttgcacgaAAAGCATTTTTCGCCGGGGGCCCGAAATCACGTCGTCTGCTTGATCTTGGTTTTCCAGATAAATATCTCCACGCGCTTGTCGACATCTCAACTCTCGCAATTGGGACTCGTCGAGGACACGCTATAGGTTGTGGGCTCGTAGGAAAAGAATTGTTCGTGCCCAATGGCATACTAAATTATTTAATGTAAATTGTTAACATTCGTGTGTTTGGTCTCATGTTTTAGCTACTCTGCTGTTTCACTATCTGCCAGAGCGGCGCGTTTCGAAAGAGATTgttctttctgttttcgttggagtgcggtttgttgtttggaaCCCGTGTGTCACAAACGGtaaattttattgcaaaaaatgCGCCAATGAGAGATTTTTTCAAACTTTCGTTGCGTGTTTAATCATTAGGGGATGGATCAGAGAACTTTTAATGGTCATATATTATATGCCCCTTGAAGCGTTACTCTATATTTTTCATTGCGTGTTGCCATTGTTTCAATggagaacacacacacgtaacgATCGAAACGCCTTTGGACGTGTTTATTAAGATTTCCAGCAAATGCTCGTTCGCCGATGTTCAATTCGAAGATCAAAATATATGCAAttgagagagagggagttaTGTTCCGCTTATATGGATGACAAAAAtagttatttattattgtcCTGGTTCGCTTTTCAAGTAC
Coding sequences within it:
- the LOC128278952 gene encoding uncharacterized protein LOC128278952 encodes the protein MFLKSDSRGEKFELFLEGVKVQVFETVGDATDTLPVTPKAQHCGAHHGKKSNRASIREVLNTSDLFQLYNTLKLVKVDLLWGRQDAEDSVDESAVMGCSTTASSKVHDKGTTNASNASLLAREGSPVGNEKTVDSSITGTQAPAGGGTPKGHARRPSTVSVASSNSASTLSDSDSEASAENDSGIESEGNQEQDRSTELAKQFRTHLLGLYRSLEQMSEAANYLTTRYQSDVGPV